The following coding sequences are from one Triplophysa dalaica isolate WHDGS20190420 chromosome 12, ASM1584641v1, whole genome shotgun sequence window:
- the atp8b2 gene encoding phospholipid-transporting ATPase ID isoform X2, translating into MFRKRPPTEEERRVRANDREYNEKFQYASNCIMTSKYNIITFLAVNLFEQFQEVANTYFLFLLILQLIPQISSLSWFTTIVPLVLVLSITAVKDATDDYFRHKSDNQVNNRQSQVLIGGILQKEKWMNVRVGDIIKLENNQFVAADLLLLSSSEPHSLCYIETAELDGETNMKVRQSLSVTSELGGPNSLAQFNGEVVCEPPNNKLDRFCGTLYWKDCKYALSNQNMLLRGCVLRNTESCYGLVIFAGPDTKLMQNSGHTKFKRTSIDRLMNTLVLWIFGFLVCMGVILAIGNAVWEKEVGALFQSFLPWDPPVDNFLFSAFLSFWSYVIILNTVVPISLYVSVEVIRLGHSYFINWDRRMFCTRSNTAAEARTTTLNEELGQVEYIFSDKTGTLTQNIMIFNKCSINGHAYGEVMDIQGSLQKRAQPLDFSAWNPLADCGFCFYDQSLLEAVMVGEPAVHEFFRVLSLCHTVMSEEKSEGELMYKAQSPDEGALVTAARNFGFVFRSRTPGTITTHELGNAVTYTLLAILDFNNIRKRMSVIVRNPEGRIRLYCKGADTVLFERLHSCNQEMMNITSDHLNEYAGDGLRTLAVAYRDLSEEQWEKWSERYRGADKATDCRDDRLAAAYEEIEQDMMLLGSTAIEDKLQEGVPETIAILSLANIKIWVLTGDKQETAVNIGYSCKMLRDDMTEIFIVNGHTVQSVREELRKARERMLESARTRDGGKEAEAQGWGGACGNGCEGGAANCTPDESKCPAPQAPPSSLLESISGEFALVISGHSLAHALEADMEREFLETACACRAVICCRVTPLQKAMVVELVKHHKKAVTLAIGDGANDVSMIKTAHIGVGISGQEGIQAVLASDYSFSQFRFLQRLLLVHGRWSYLRMCRFLCYFFYKNFAFTMVHFWFGFFCGFSAQTVYDQYFITLYNIVYTSLPVLAMGIFDQDVPEQRSLEYPKLYEPGQLNLLFNKREFFICIAQGIYTSVVLFFIPYGVLSHATQSNGVPLADYQTFAVTTATALVIVVSVQIALDTGYWTAINHFFIWGSLGTYFTILFAMHSSILFSIFPKQFHFLGTAHNTLGQPLVWLTIALSTVICIVPVLAFRFLKLDLKPQLSDTVRYTQLVRQKKRKPCGRAGRGVGRAEATGGSALGRLGRGGSRRSGYAFAHQEGFGELITSGKNMRLSSMALATFASRHSSSWIDTLRKKKHANSTSSHSTPPNGDDTTQAPPLSAASSVTGPQDATLGEAGQACNESVVKNSPDEIALGVVRCTEREVGGYGAGTVQEAVFVERGAGPRTSGAGSQPSIEEETSSGE; encoded by the exons CTCAGGTCCTCATCGGTGGCAT TCTTCAGAAAGAGAAATGGATGAATGTCAGAGTGGGTGACATCATCAAGCTGGAGAACAATCAGTTTGTGGCA GCTGACCTGCTCCTGCTATCCAGCAGTGAACCTCACAGCCTGTGTTACATTGAGACTGCAGAACTAGATGg TGAGACAAACATGAAGGTGCGTCAGTCTCTGTCAGTCACCTCAGAGCTGGGAGGTCCTAACAGCCTGGCCCAGTTTAATG gAGAAGTGGTGTGTGAGCCCCCCAACAACAAGCTTGACCGTTTCTGTGGGACTCTGTATTGGAAAGACTGTAAATATGCCCTCAGCAACCAGAACATGCTGCTGCGTGGCTGTGTACTGCGCAACACAGAGAGTTGCTATGGCCTTGTTATATTTGCAG GTCCTGACACCAAGCTGATGCAGAACAGCGGACACACTAAGTTCAAGCGGACCAGTATAGATCGACTGATGAACACACTGGTGCTGTGG ATTTTTGGGTTCCTGGTGTGTATGGGAGTGATTTTGGCCATAGGGAATGCAGTGTGGGAAAAAGAAGTGGGTGCTCTGTTCCAAAGTTTCCTACCATGGGACCCTCCAGTGGACAACTTCCTGTTCTCTGCCTTTCTCTCCTTCTGGTCCTATGTCATCATCCTTAATACAGTCGTGCCCATTTCCCTCTATGTCAG TGTGGAGGTGATTCGTTTGGGTCatagttattttataaattggGACCGGCGGATGTTCTGTACCCGTAGTAACACAGCAGCGGAGGCCCGGACCACAACACTTAATGAAGAGCTCGGACAGGTGGAGTACATTTTTAGTGACAAGACGGGAACCCTTACTCAGAATATCATGATCTTCAACAAGTGCTCCATCAACGGCCATGCATATG GTGAAGTGATGGACATTCAAGGTTCCCTGCAAAAG AGAGCCCAGCCCCTGGACTTCAGTGCGTGGAACCCCTTAGCCGACTGTGGCTTCTGTTTTTATGACCAGTCCCTGCTGGAGGCAGTGATGGTGGGGGAACCAGCCGTGCATGAATTCTTCCGGGTGCTGTCTCTCTGCCACACTGTCATGAGTGAGGAGAAGAGTGAGG GAGAACTGATGTATAAGGCTCAGTCTCCGGATGAAGGAGCGTTGGTAACGGCTGCCCGTAACTTTGGCTTTGTGTTTCGCTCTCGGACACCCGGTACCATCACCACCCACGAGCTCGGCAATGCTGTGACGTATACGCTCCTCGCCATCCTGGACTTCAATAACATTCGCAAAAGAATGTCTGTCATAG tgagaAATCCAGAAGGCCGCATTCGTCTGTACTGTAAGGGCGCAGACACTGTGCTTTTCGAGAGACTACACTCCTGCAACCAGGAGATGATGAACATCACTTCCGACCATCTTAAT GAGTATGCGGGCGATGGGTTGCGGACGCTTGCTGTGGCGTATCGGGATCTGTCTGAGGAACAGTGGGAGAAGTGGTCGGAGCGTTACCGTGGTGCTGATAAAGCCACAGACTGCAGAGATGACCGGCTGGCTGCCGCCTATGAAGAGATCGAACAGGACAtgatg CTGCTGGGGTCAACAGCCATAGAAGATAAACTACAAGAGGGCGTTCCTGAAACTATTGCTATTCTCTCATTGGCTAACATCAAGATCTGGGTGCTAACTGGAGACAAGCAGG AGACCGCAGTGAATATTGGTTATTCCTGTAAGATGTTGAGAGACGACATGACGGAGATCTTCATTGTTAATGGACACACTGTCCAAAGTGTGCGGGAAGAACTGAG AAAAGCCAGAGAGCGGATGCTAGAGTCAGCACGCACCAGGGATGGAGGGAAGGAAGCGGAGGCTCAGGGTTGGGGTGGGGCGTGTGGGAATGGATGTGAAGGTGGTGCAGCTAATTGTACACCCGATGAGAGCAAATGTCCCGCTCCTCAAGCCCCGCCCTCATCCCTGCTAGAGTCAATCAGTGGAGAGTTTGCCCTCGTCATCAGCGGACACAGCCTG GCTCATGCTTTGGAGGCTGATATGGAGCGAGAGTTTTTGGAAACTGCATGTGCGTGTAGGGCAGTGATCTGCTGCAGGGTGACTCCTCTACAGAAGGCTATGGTGGTCGAGCTGGTTAAACACCATAAGAAAGCCGTCACACTCGCCATTGGAGATGGAGCTAATGACGTCAGCATGATTAAGA CGGCTCACATCGGCGTGGGCATCAGCGGTCAGGAGGGGATTCAGGCCGTATTGGCATCAGATTACTCCTTTTCCCAGTTCCGCTTCCTGCAGCGACTTCTACTGGTACACGGACGCTGGTCCTATCTGCGCATGTGTCGCTTTCTCTGTTACTTCTTCTACAAGAACTTCGCCTTTACTATGGTGCACTTCTGGTTTGGATTCTTCTGTGGATTCTCAGCACAG ACTGTCTACGACCAGTACTTCATCACACTCTACAATATTGTATACACATCCCTGCCTGTGTTGGCCATGGGTATCTTCGATCAG GATGTTCCTGAGCAGAGGAGCCTTGAGTATCCAAAGCTGTATGAGCCAGGTCAGCTGAACCTGCTGTTTAATAAACGCGAGTTCTTCATCTGCATCGCACAAGGAATCTACACCTCTGTGGTTCTGTTCTTCATACCGTATGGAGTTCTGTCTCATGCCACGCAGAGCAACGGCGTCCCCCTCGCAGACTATCAGACATTTGCAGTTACTACAGCGACGGCCCTTGTTATCGTCGTCAGCGTGCAA ATTGCTCTGGACACTGGTTATTGGACAGCTATCAATCACTTCTTTATATGGGGTTCTTTGGGTACCTACTTCACTATTCTCTTTGCTATGCACTCCAGTATTCTCTTCAGCATCTTCCCCAAGCAGTTTCATTTCCTGG GTACTGCTCATAACACGCTAGGACAGCCTTTGGTGTGGTTAACCATTGCATTATCAACGGTCATCTGTATTGTTCCAGTCCTCGCCTTCCGCTTTCTCAAACTAGACTTAAAACCTCAGCTGTCTGATACT GTGCGCTACACTCAACTCGTACGGCAGAAAAAGAGGAAGCCCTGTGGCCGCGCGGGTCGTGGAGTGGGCAGGGCAGAAGCAACTGGAGGCAGTGCTCTCGGCCGTCTGGGGAGAGGTGGCTCTCGGCGCTCTGGGTATGCGTTTGCGCACCAGGAAGGTTTCGGCGAGCTGATCACGTCAGGAAAGAACATGCGCCTGAGCTCAATGGCTCTCGCCACGTTTGCCTCTCGACACAGCAGCAGTTGGATTGACACTCTTCGcaagaaaaaacatgcaaacagcaCAAGTTCACATAGCACACCGCCTAATGGTGATGATACTACTCAAGCTCCACCCCTTTCTGCAGCATCCTCTGTGACTGGCCCTCAGGACGCAACCCTGGGCGAGGCAGGGCAAGCCTGTAATGAATCTGTCGTCAAAAACAGCCCTGATGAAATTGCTCTCGGTGTGGTTAGATGTACAGAAAGAGAGGTGGGAGGATATGGTGCTGGAACTGTTCAG GAAGCAGTGTTTGTAGAGAGGGGAGCTGGACCTCGGACCAGTGGTGCCGGTAGCCAACCTTCCATTGAAGAGGAAACATCCAGCGGCGagtga
- the atp8b2 gene encoding phospholipid-transporting ATPase ID isoform X3 translates to MGRSGRYSGVWKCSERDLPQLIPQISSLSWFTTIVPLVLVLSITAVKDATDDYFRHKSDNQVNNRQSQVLIGGILQKEKWMNVRVGDIIKLENNQFVAADLLLLSSSEPHSLCYIETAELDGETNMKVRQSLSVTSELGGPNSLAQFNGEVVCEPPNNKLDRFCGTLYWKDCKYALSNQNMLLRGCVLRNTESCYGLVIFAGPDTKLMQNSGHTKFKRTSIDRLMNTLVLWIFGFLVCMGVILAIGNAVWEKEVGALFQSFLPWDPPVDNFLFSAFLSFWSYVIILNTVVPISLYVSVEVIRLGHSYFINWDRRMFCTRSNTAAEARTTTLNEELGQVEYIFSDKTGTLTQNIMIFNKCSINGHAYGEVMDIQGSLQKRAQPLDFSAWNPLADCGFCFYDQSLLEAVMVGEPAVHEFFRVLSLCHTVMSEEKSEGELMYKAQSPDEGALVTAARNFGFVFRSRTPGTITTHELGNAVTYTLLAILDFNNIRKRMSVIVRNPEGRIRLYCKGADTVLFERLHSCNQEMMNITSDHLNEYAGDGLRTLAVAYRDLSEEQWEKWSERYRGADKATDCRDDRLAAAYEEIEQDMMLLGSTAIEDKLQEGVPETIAILSLANIKIWVLTGDKQETAVNIGYSCKMLRDDMTEIFIVNGHTVQSVREELRKARERMLESARTRDGGKEAEAQGWGGACGNGCEGGAANCTPDESKCPAPQAPPSSLLESISGEFALVISGHSLAHALEADMEREFLETACACRAVICCRVTPLQKAMVVELVKHHKKAVTLAIGDGANDVSMIKTAHIGVGISGQEGIQAVLASDYSFSQFRFLQRLLLVHGRWSYLRMCRFLCYFFYKNFAFTMVHFWFGFFCGFSAQTVYDQYFITLYNIVYTSLPVLAMGIFDQDVPEQRSLEYPKLYEPGQLNLLFNKREFFICIAQGIYTSVVLFFIPYGVLSHATQSNGVPLADYQTFAVTTATALVIVVSVQIALDTGYWTAINHFFIWGSLGTYFTILFAMHSSILFSIFPKQFHFLGTAHNTLGQPLVWLTIALSTVICIVPVLAFRFLKLDLKPQLSDTVRYTQLVRQKKRKPCGRAGRGVGRAEATGGSALGRLGRGGSRRSGYAFAHQEGFGELITSGKNMRLSSMALATFASRHSSSWIDTLRKKKHANSTSSHSTPPNGDDTTQAPPLSAASSVTGPQDATLGEAGQACNESVVKNSPDEIALGVVRCTEREVGGYGAGTVQEAVFVERGAGPRTSGAGSQPSIEEETSSGE, encoded by the exons CTCAGGTCCTCATCGGTGGCAT TCTTCAGAAAGAGAAATGGATGAATGTCAGAGTGGGTGACATCATCAAGCTGGAGAACAATCAGTTTGTGGCA GCTGACCTGCTCCTGCTATCCAGCAGTGAACCTCACAGCCTGTGTTACATTGAGACTGCAGAACTAGATGg TGAGACAAACATGAAGGTGCGTCAGTCTCTGTCAGTCACCTCAGAGCTGGGAGGTCCTAACAGCCTGGCCCAGTTTAATG gAGAAGTGGTGTGTGAGCCCCCCAACAACAAGCTTGACCGTTTCTGTGGGACTCTGTATTGGAAAGACTGTAAATATGCCCTCAGCAACCAGAACATGCTGCTGCGTGGCTGTGTACTGCGCAACACAGAGAGTTGCTATGGCCTTGTTATATTTGCAG GTCCTGACACCAAGCTGATGCAGAACAGCGGACACACTAAGTTCAAGCGGACCAGTATAGATCGACTGATGAACACACTGGTGCTGTGG ATTTTTGGGTTCCTGGTGTGTATGGGAGTGATTTTGGCCATAGGGAATGCAGTGTGGGAAAAAGAAGTGGGTGCTCTGTTCCAAAGTTTCCTACCATGGGACCCTCCAGTGGACAACTTCCTGTTCTCTGCCTTTCTCTCCTTCTGGTCCTATGTCATCATCCTTAATACAGTCGTGCCCATTTCCCTCTATGTCAG TGTGGAGGTGATTCGTTTGGGTCatagttattttataaattggGACCGGCGGATGTTCTGTACCCGTAGTAACACAGCAGCGGAGGCCCGGACCACAACACTTAATGAAGAGCTCGGACAGGTGGAGTACATTTTTAGTGACAAGACGGGAACCCTTACTCAGAATATCATGATCTTCAACAAGTGCTCCATCAACGGCCATGCATATG GTGAAGTGATGGACATTCAAGGTTCCCTGCAAAAG AGAGCCCAGCCCCTGGACTTCAGTGCGTGGAACCCCTTAGCCGACTGTGGCTTCTGTTTTTATGACCAGTCCCTGCTGGAGGCAGTGATGGTGGGGGAACCAGCCGTGCATGAATTCTTCCGGGTGCTGTCTCTCTGCCACACTGTCATGAGTGAGGAGAAGAGTGAGG GAGAACTGATGTATAAGGCTCAGTCTCCGGATGAAGGAGCGTTGGTAACGGCTGCCCGTAACTTTGGCTTTGTGTTTCGCTCTCGGACACCCGGTACCATCACCACCCACGAGCTCGGCAATGCTGTGACGTATACGCTCCTCGCCATCCTGGACTTCAATAACATTCGCAAAAGAATGTCTGTCATAG tgagaAATCCAGAAGGCCGCATTCGTCTGTACTGTAAGGGCGCAGACACTGTGCTTTTCGAGAGACTACACTCCTGCAACCAGGAGATGATGAACATCACTTCCGACCATCTTAAT GAGTATGCGGGCGATGGGTTGCGGACGCTTGCTGTGGCGTATCGGGATCTGTCTGAGGAACAGTGGGAGAAGTGGTCGGAGCGTTACCGTGGTGCTGATAAAGCCACAGACTGCAGAGATGACCGGCTGGCTGCCGCCTATGAAGAGATCGAACAGGACAtgatg CTGCTGGGGTCAACAGCCATAGAAGATAAACTACAAGAGGGCGTTCCTGAAACTATTGCTATTCTCTCATTGGCTAACATCAAGATCTGGGTGCTAACTGGAGACAAGCAGG AGACCGCAGTGAATATTGGTTATTCCTGTAAGATGTTGAGAGACGACATGACGGAGATCTTCATTGTTAATGGACACACTGTCCAAAGTGTGCGGGAAGAACTGAG AAAAGCCAGAGAGCGGATGCTAGAGTCAGCACGCACCAGGGATGGAGGGAAGGAAGCGGAGGCTCAGGGTTGGGGTGGGGCGTGTGGGAATGGATGTGAAGGTGGTGCAGCTAATTGTACACCCGATGAGAGCAAATGTCCCGCTCCTCAAGCCCCGCCCTCATCCCTGCTAGAGTCAATCAGTGGAGAGTTTGCCCTCGTCATCAGCGGACACAGCCTG GCTCATGCTTTGGAGGCTGATATGGAGCGAGAGTTTTTGGAAACTGCATGTGCGTGTAGGGCAGTGATCTGCTGCAGGGTGACTCCTCTACAGAAGGCTATGGTGGTCGAGCTGGTTAAACACCATAAGAAAGCCGTCACACTCGCCATTGGAGATGGAGCTAATGACGTCAGCATGATTAAGA CGGCTCACATCGGCGTGGGCATCAGCGGTCAGGAGGGGATTCAGGCCGTATTGGCATCAGATTACTCCTTTTCCCAGTTCCGCTTCCTGCAGCGACTTCTACTGGTACACGGACGCTGGTCCTATCTGCGCATGTGTCGCTTTCTCTGTTACTTCTTCTACAAGAACTTCGCCTTTACTATGGTGCACTTCTGGTTTGGATTCTTCTGTGGATTCTCAGCACAG ACTGTCTACGACCAGTACTTCATCACACTCTACAATATTGTATACACATCCCTGCCTGTGTTGGCCATGGGTATCTTCGATCAG GATGTTCCTGAGCAGAGGAGCCTTGAGTATCCAAAGCTGTATGAGCCAGGTCAGCTGAACCTGCTGTTTAATAAACGCGAGTTCTTCATCTGCATCGCACAAGGAATCTACACCTCTGTGGTTCTGTTCTTCATACCGTATGGAGTTCTGTCTCATGCCACGCAGAGCAACGGCGTCCCCCTCGCAGACTATCAGACATTTGCAGTTACTACAGCGACGGCCCTTGTTATCGTCGTCAGCGTGCAA ATTGCTCTGGACACTGGTTATTGGACAGCTATCAATCACTTCTTTATATGGGGTTCTTTGGGTACCTACTTCACTATTCTCTTTGCTATGCACTCCAGTATTCTCTTCAGCATCTTCCCCAAGCAGTTTCATTTCCTGG GTACTGCTCATAACACGCTAGGACAGCCTTTGGTGTGGTTAACCATTGCATTATCAACGGTCATCTGTATTGTTCCAGTCCTCGCCTTCCGCTTTCTCAAACTAGACTTAAAACCTCAGCTGTCTGATACT GTGCGCTACACTCAACTCGTACGGCAGAAAAAGAGGAAGCCCTGTGGCCGCGCGGGTCGTGGAGTGGGCAGGGCAGAAGCAACTGGAGGCAGTGCTCTCGGCCGTCTGGGGAGAGGTGGCTCTCGGCGCTCTGGGTATGCGTTTGCGCACCAGGAAGGTTTCGGCGAGCTGATCACGTCAGGAAAGAACATGCGCCTGAGCTCAATGGCTCTCGCCACGTTTGCCTCTCGACACAGCAGCAGTTGGATTGACACTCTTCGcaagaaaaaacatgcaaacagcaCAAGTTCACATAGCACACCGCCTAATGGTGATGATACTACTCAAGCTCCACCCCTTTCTGCAGCATCCTCTGTGACTGGCCCTCAGGACGCAACCCTGGGCGAGGCAGGGCAAGCCTGTAATGAATCTGTCGTCAAAAACAGCCCTGATGAAATTGCTCTCGGTGTGGTTAGATGTACAGAAAGAGAGGTGGGAGGATATGGTGCTGGAACTGTTCAG GAAGCAGTGTTTGTAGAGAGGGGAGCTGGACCTCGGACCAGTGGTGCCGGTAGCCAACCTTCCATTGAAGAGGAAACATCCAGCGGCGagtga
- the atp8b2 gene encoding phospholipid-transporting ATPase ID isoform X4, giving the protein MNVRVGDIIKLENNQFVAADLLLLSSSEPHSLCYIETAELDGETNMKVRQSLSVTSELGGPNSLAQFNGEVVCEPPNNKLDRFCGTLYWKDCKYALSNQNMLLRGCVLRNTESCYGLVIFAGPDTKLMQNSGHTKFKRTSIDRLMNTLVLWIFGFLVCMGVILAIGNAVWEKEVGALFQSFLPWDPPVDNFLFSAFLSFWSYVIILNTVVPISLYVSVEVIRLGHSYFINWDRRMFCTRSNTAAEARTTTLNEELGQVEYIFSDKTGTLTQNIMIFNKCSINGHAYGEVMDIQGSLQKRAQPLDFSAWNPLADCGFCFYDQSLLEAVMVGEPAVHEFFRVLSLCHTVMSEEKSEGELMYKAQSPDEGALVTAARNFGFVFRSRTPGTITTHELGNAVTYTLLAILDFNNIRKRMSVIVRNPEGRIRLYCKGADTVLFERLHSCNQEMMNITSDHLNEYAGDGLRTLAVAYRDLSEEQWEKWSERYRGADKATDCRDDRLAAAYEEIEQDMMLLGSTAIEDKLQEGVPETIAILSLANIKIWVLTGDKQETAVNIGYSCKMLRDDMTEIFIVNGHTVQSVREELRKARERMLESARTRDGGKEAEAQGWGGACGNGCEGGAANCTPDESKCPAPQAPPSSLLESISGEFALVISGHSLAHALEADMEREFLETACACRAVICCRVTPLQKAMVVELVKHHKKAVTLAIGDGANDVSMIKTAHIGVGISGQEGIQAVLASDYSFSQFRFLQRLLLVHGRWSYLRMCRFLCYFFYKNFAFTMVHFWFGFFCGFSAQTVYDQYFITLYNIVYTSLPVLAMGIFDQDVPEQRSLEYPKLYEPGQLNLLFNKREFFICIAQGIYTSVVLFFIPYGVLSHATQSNGVPLADYQTFAVTTATALVIVVSVQIALDTGYWTAINHFFIWGSLGTYFTILFAMHSSILFSIFPKQFHFLGTAHNTLGQPLVWLTIALSTVICIVPVLAFRFLKLDLKPQLSDTVRYTQLVRQKKRKPCGRAGRGVGRAEATGGSALGRLGRGGSRRSGYAFAHQEGFGELITSGKNMRLSSMALATFASRHSSSWIDTLRKKKHANSTSSHSTPPNGDDTTQAPPLSAASSVTGPQDATLGEAGQACNESVVKNSPDEIALGVVRCTEREVGGYGAGTVQEAVFVERGAGPRTSGAGSQPSIEEETSSGE; this is encoded by the exons ATGAATGTCAGAGTGGGTGACATCATCAAGCTGGAGAACAATCAGTTTGTGGCA GCTGACCTGCTCCTGCTATCCAGCAGTGAACCTCACAGCCTGTGTTACATTGAGACTGCAGAACTAGATGg TGAGACAAACATGAAGGTGCGTCAGTCTCTGTCAGTCACCTCAGAGCTGGGAGGTCCTAACAGCCTGGCCCAGTTTAATG gAGAAGTGGTGTGTGAGCCCCCCAACAACAAGCTTGACCGTTTCTGTGGGACTCTGTATTGGAAAGACTGTAAATATGCCCTCAGCAACCAGAACATGCTGCTGCGTGGCTGTGTACTGCGCAACACAGAGAGTTGCTATGGCCTTGTTATATTTGCAG GTCCTGACACCAAGCTGATGCAGAACAGCGGACACACTAAGTTCAAGCGGACCAGTATAGATCGACTGATGAACACACTGGTGCTGTGG ATTTTTGGGTTCCTGGTGTGTATGGGAGTGATTTTGGCCATAGGGAATGCAGTGTGGGAAAAAGAAGTGGGTGCTCTGTTCCAAAGTTTCCTACCATGGGACCCTCCAGTGGACAACTTCCTGTTCTCTGCCTTTCTCTCCTTCTGGTCCTATGTCATCATCCTTAATACAGTCGTGCCCATTTCCCTCTATGTCAG TGTGGAGGTGATTCGTTTGGGTCatagttattttataaattggGACCGGCGGATGTTCTGTACCCGTAGTAACACAGCAGCGGAGGCCCGGACCACAACACTTAATGAAGAGCTCGGACAGGTGGAGTACATTTTTAGTGACAAGACGGGAACCCTTACTCAGAATATCATGATCTTCAACAAGTGCTCCATCAACGGCCATGCATATG GTGAAGTGATGGACATTCAAGGTTCCCTGCAAAAG AGAGCCCAGCCCCTGGACTTCAGTGCGTGGAACCCCTTAGCCGACTGTGGCTTCTGTTTTTATGACCAGTCCCTGCTGGAGGCAGTGATGGTGGGGGAACCAGCCGTGCATGAATTCTTCCGGGTGCTGTCTCTCTGCCACACTGTCATGAGTGAGGAGAAGAGTGAGG GAGAACTGATGTATAAGGCTCAGTCTCCGGATGAAGGAGCGTTGGTAACGGCTGCCCGTAACTTTGGCTTTGTGTTTCGCTCTCGGACACCCGGTACCATCACCACCCACGAGCTCGGCAATGCTGTGACGTATACGCTCCTCGCCATCCTGGACTTCAATAACATTCGCAAAAGAATGTCTGTCATAG tgagaAATCCAGAAGGCCGCATTCGTCTGTACTGTAAGGGCGCAGACACTGTGCTTTTCGAGAGACTACACTCCTGCAACCAGGAGATGATGAACATCACTTCCGACCATCTTAAT GAGTATGCGGGCGATGGGTTGCGGACGCTTGCTGTGGCGTATCGGGATCTGTCTGAGGAACAGTGGGAGAAGTGGTCGGAGCGTTACCGTGGTGCTGATAAAGCCACAGACTGCAGAGATGACCGGCTGGCTGCCGCCTATGAAGAGATCGAACAGGACAtgatg CTGCTGGGGTCAACAGCCATAGAAGATAAACTACAAGAGGGCGTTCCTGAAACTATTGCTATTCTCTCATTGGCTAACATCAAGATCTGGGTGCTAACTGGAGACAAGCAGG AGACCGCAGTGAATATTGGTTATTCCTGTAAGATGTTGAGAGACGACATGACGGAGATCTTCATTGTTAATGGACACACTGTCCAAAGTGTGCGGGAAGAACTGAG AAAAGCCAGAGAGCGGATGCTAGAGTCAGCACGCACCAGGGATGGAGGGAAGGAAGCGGAGGCTCAGGGTTGGGGTGGGGCGTGTGGGAATGGATGTGAAGGTGGTGCAGCTAATTGTACACCCGATGAGAGCAAATGTCCCGCTCCTCAAGCCCCGCCCTCATCCCTGCTAGAGTCAATCAGTGGAGAGTTTGCCCTCGTCATCAGCGGACACAGCCTG GCTCATGCTTTGGAGGCTGATATGGAGCGAGAGTTTTTGGAAACTGCATGTGCGTGTAGGGCAGTGATCTGCTGCAGGGTGACTCCTCTACAGAAGGCTATGGTGGTCGAGCTGGTTAAACACCATAAGAAAGCCGTCACACTCGCCATTGGAGATGGAGCTAATGACGTCAGCATGATTAAGA CGGCTCACATCGGCGTGGGCATCAGCGGTCAGGAGGGGATTCAGGCCGTATTGGCATCAGATTACTCCTTTTCCCAGTTCCGCTTCCTGCAGCGACTTCTACTGGTACACGGACGCTGGTCCTATCTGCGCATGTGTCGCTTTCTCTGTTACTTCTTCTACAAGAACTTCGCCTTTACTATGGTGCACTTCTGGTTTGGATTCTTCTGTGGATTCTCAGCACAG ACTGTCTACGACCAGTACTTCATCACACTCTACAATATTGTATACACATCCCTGCCTGTGTTGGCCATGGGTATCTTCGATCAG GATGTTCCTGAGCAGAGGAGCCTTGAGTATCCAAAGCTGTATGAGCCAGGTCAGCTGAACCTGCTGTTTAATAAACGCGAGTTCTTCATCTGCATCGCACAAGGAATCTACACCTCTGTGGTTCTGTTCTTCATACCGTATGGAGTTCTGTCTCATGCCACGCAGAGCAACGGCGTCCCCCTCGCAGACTATCAGACATTTGCAGTTACTACAGCGACGGCCCTTGTTATCGTCGTCAGCGTGCAA ATTGCTCTGGACACTGGTTATTGGACAGCTATCAATCACTTCTTTATATGGGGTTCTTTGGGTACCTACTTCACTATTCTCTTTGCTATGCACTCCAGTATTCTCTTCAGCATCTTCCCCAAGCAGTTTCATTTCCTGG GTACTGCTCATAACACGCTAGGACAGCCTTTGGTGTGGTTAACCATTGCATTATCAACGGTCATCTGTATTGTTCCAGTCCTCGCCTTCCGCTTTCTCAAACTAGACTTAAAACCTCAGCTGTCTGATACT GTGCGCTACACTCAACTCGTACGGCAGAAAAAGAGGAAGCCCTGTGGCCGCGCGGGTCGTGGAGTGGGCAGGGCAGAAGCAACTGGAGGCAGTGCTCTCGGCCGTCTGGGGAGAGGTGGCTCTCGGCGCTCTGGGTATGCGTTTGCGCACCAGGAAGGTTTCGGCGAGCTGATCACGTCAGGAAAGAACATGCGCCTGAGCTCAATGGCTCTCGCCACGTTTGCCTCTCGACACAGCAGCAGTTGGATTGACACTCTTCGcaagaaaaaacatgcaaacagcaCAAGTTCACATAGCACACCGCCTAATGGTGATGATACTACTCAAGCTCCACCCCTTTCTGCAGCATCCTCTGTGACTGGCCCTCAGGACGCAACCCTGGGCGAGGCAGGGCAAGCCTGTAATGAATCTGTCGTCAAAAACAGCCCTGATGAAATTGCTCTCGGTGTGGTTAGATGTACAGAAAGAGAGGTGGGAGGATATGGTGCTGGAACTGTTCAG GAAGCAGTGTTTGTAGAGAGGGGAGCTGGACCTCGGACCAGTGGTGCCGGTAGCCAACCTTCCATTGAAGAGGAAACATCCAGCGGCGagtga